Proteins encoded together in one Meiothermus sp. QL-1 window:
- a CDS encoding carbohydrate ABC transporter permease, with translation MKTALRWLNRGLFYLLVAFVVVYSVFPFYWAVISSFKPSSGLFSPDPSFLPIPFTLEQYRNVFVGTAFGRNLLNSLLVAGGATLLSLVLGVLAAYALGRLRFPPKNAVLYLVLSMTMFPQIAVLGGFFVLLRQTGLFNTHLGLILSYLLFTLPFTVWVLVGYFRGLPRELEEAAYVDGATPLQTLLRVMLPLTGPGLVTTGLLAFIAAWNEFLFALTFTVSDAVRTVPPAIAFFGGATPFEIPWGSIMAASVVVTVPLVILVLVFQQRIVAGLTAGAVKG, from the coding sequence GGTGGTCTACAGCGTCTTTCCCTTCTACTGGGCGGTGATCTCCAGCTTCAAGCCCTCCAGCGGCCTCTTCTCCCCTGACCCCAGCTTTTTGCCCATCCCCTTCACCCTGGAGCAGTACCGCAACGTCTTCGTGGGTACCGCTTTTGGGCGAAACCTCCTCAACTCGCTTCTTGTGGCCGGGGGGGCCACCCTCCTCTCCCTGGTGCTGGGGGTGCTGGCAGCATATGCCCTGGGAAGGCTGCGCTTTCCCCCCAAAAACGCAGTGCTCTACCTGGTCCTTTCCATGACCATGTTTCCCCAAATTGCCGTGCTGGGGGGCTTCTTCGTGCTGCTGCGCCAGACCGGCCTATTCAACACCCACCTGGGCCTCATCCTCTCCTACCTCCTCTTCACCCTGCCCTTTACGGTCTGGGTGCTGGTGGGCTACTTCCGGGGGCTACCCCGGGAGCTGGAGGAGGCGGCCTATGTGGACGGGGCCACCCCCCTGCAGACCCTCCTCAGGGTCATGCTCCCCCTCACGGGGCCGGGGCTGGTCACCACCGGGCTTCTGGCCTTCATCGCCGCCTGGAACGAGTTTCTCTTCGCCCTCACCTTCACCGTAAGCGATGCGGTGCGTACCGTGCCGCCGGCCATCGCCTTCTTCGGCGGGGCCACGCCGTTCGAAATCCCCTGGGGCTCCATCATGGCCGCCAGCGTGGTGGTCACGGTGCCCCTGGTGATCCTGGTCCTGGTATTCCAGCAGCGCATCGTGGCCGGGCTCACCGCAGGAGCGGTGAAGGGCTAG